Proteins encoded by one window of Salvia splendens isolate huo1 chromosome 5, SspV2, whole genome shotgun sequence:
- the LOC121805692 gene encoding E3 ubiquitin-protein ligase RING1-like → MVMAFLHRKLLDEWFCQTFCVDPENINACQDSCKQSPLQSPPPPPPPPLIAPHKPPLSPALTASLVVLSTAFFLFTCYTIYKFYTAYTNSPPRRRQSDPEEDGGGGGDFVDEEDVVDHPIWYIRTIGLQQSVINAITIVKYKRADGLVEGTDCAVCLSEFQEDETLRLLPKCSHAFHIPCIDTWLASHTNCPMCRAGIVSSHDPIAHQSGRAEEALDVSNEIEGDGAARSQIGIELGETVEEGACKIELGGAQPVRRSVSMDSLSASMISAAVANAFPRQCDKNLKAKAGEVGIRTGSSSSVKRSASCNAKVFLSRYSSSRRWEVLRRERGVVEE, encoded by the coding sequence ATGGTGATGGCCTTCCTTCACAGGAAACTGCTGGATGAATGGTTTTGCCAAACCTTTTGTGTTGACCCTGAGAATATCAACGCCTGCCAGGATAGCTGCAAACAATCACCCCTTCAATCCCCacctccgcctccgccgccgcccctCATCGCTCCACACAAACCCCCGCTCTCCCCCGCCCTCACCGCCTCCCTCGTCGTCCTCTCCACCGCCTTCTTCCTCTTCACCTGCTACACCATCTACAAATTCTACACCGCCTACACCAACTCTCCGCCGCGGCGGCGGCAGAGCGATCCCGAAGaagacggcggcggcggcggagattTTGTCGATGAAGAAGACGTGGTTGACCACCCCATCTGGTACATCCGCACGATCGGGCTGCAGCAGTCGGTGATCAACGCGATCACGATCGTGAAATACAAGAGAGCCGACGGCCTCGTGGAGGGAACCGACTGCGCCGTCTGTCTCAGCGAGTTTCAGGAGGATGAGACGCTCCGATTGCTCCCAAAGTGCAGCCACGCCTTCCACATCCCCTGCATCGACACGTGGCTCGCCTCCCACACCAATTGCCCCATGTGTCGGGCCGGAATCGTCTCCAGCCACGACCCGATCGCTCATCAATCAGGCCGGGCCGAGGAAGCGCTAGATGTTTCAAACGAAATCGAGGGCGATGGGGCGGCCCGGTCTCAAATTGGGATCGAATTGGGGGAAACCGTTGAAGAAGGGGCGTGCAAAATTGAGTTGGGCGGGGCGCAGCCGGTTAGAAGGTCGGTGTCGATGGACTCTTTGTCGGCGTCGATGATCAGCGCCGCTGTTGCTAACGCATTTCCGCGGCAGTGTGATAAGAATTTAAAAGCGAAGGCTGGAGAAGTGGGGATCCGGACGGGATCGTCGTCGTCGGTGAAGAGGTCGGCTTCGTGTAATGCCAAAGTGTTTCTGTCGAGGTACAGCAGTAGCCGGAGATGGGAAGTTTTgagaagagagagaggtgtAGTTGAAGAGTAG